A single genomic interval of uncultured Pseudodesulfovibrio sp. harbors:
- the mreC gene encoding rod shape-determining protein MreC, with product MNTPKKIAAIVVAGLFIYLSIFTWNLRTGHLDALSSYTGLDVSGVIIRPGLWVSDQIGDFWSRYVYLVGLKQENDLLRDENAELRRENMITYARARSAERLERLLGFRPPDLWGFSGAKVIAHRMGPAASLATLTIDRGTASGVESDMPVVSLKGVAGRVLDTGAAASSVLLLNDPNSRIAVRGAQNRSPGMLAGQGYGKPLLVRYVNLNAIIDPGELLLTSGMSGIYPKGLPVARVLKVQRSDISLFLTVLAEPLVDIAGLEEVLLLNRLPAEAGQAVPQEGVDSAAGM from the coding sequence GTGAATACGCCCAAAAAAATCGCCGCAATCGTCGTGGCGGGTCTTTTTATCTACCTGAGTATTTTCACGTGGAATCTCAGGACCGGTCACCTTGACGCCCTGTCGAGTTACACCGGCCTGGATGTTTCCGGGGTGATCATTCGCCCCGGCCTGTGGGTGTCCGATCAGATCGGGGACTTCTGGAGCCGCTACGTCTATCTGGTGGGACTCAAGCAGGAAAACGACTTGCTCAGGGACGAGAATGCCGAGCTCAGGCGTGAGAACATGATCACGTACGCCCGTGCCCGATCCGCCGAACGGCTGGAAAGGCTGCTCGGGTTCAGGCCGCCCGATCTCTGGGGATTCAGCGGAGCCAAGGTCATTGCCCATCGCATGGGGCCTGCTGCATCTCTGGCAACGCTGACCATTGACCGGGGAACCGCTTCCGGGGTGGAATCCGATATGCCTGTGGTTAGCCTCAAGGGGGTGGCCGGACGGGTTCTTGATACCGGTGCTGCCGCGTCTTCCGTCCTGTTGCTGAACGATCCCAACAGCCGTATCGCGGTCAGGGGCGCACAGAATCGTTCTCCGGGCATGCTGGCCGGTCAGGGGTATGGCAAGCCGCTGCTTGTCCGCTATGTGAATCTCAATGCTATCATCGATCCCGGCGAACTGCTGCTGACTTCGGGGATGTCCGGTATTTATCCGAAAGGACTGCCCGTGGCGCGAGTCCTCAAGGTTCAGCGTTCCGATATTTCCCTGTTCCTGACCGTACTGGCCGAGCCGCTTGTGGATATCGCTGGACTTGAGGAGGTGCTTCTGCTGAATCGTCTGCCCGCCGAAGCTGGGCAGGCCGTACCTCAAGAGGGAGTCGACAGTGCCGCTGGCATGTAA
- the mrdA gene encoding penicillin-binding protein 2, whose product MSHLSDNGSQHPPRSGLILLQSLILGLFCLFAIRLWYLQIHRGEDFALKAKENQLRQEAIFSPRGLIRDRNGDLLAVNEPAYALGLVREDCKDIDATLHQVAMWTGGDFAKLKKLYRKNRKRVKPFEPLILVPDLSFSQVAIIDANRLRWPGLEVQVRPRRQYRYGKLLAHVLGYVAEANEEEMGKRPELALGDYVGKQGIEFMLEDRMRGVKGLAQYEVDVTGRRLKERILKHPRAGHEISLSIDLGLQKLAMDWLSEEAGGVAVMDADTGQLWALATAPSYDSNDFSSGLTPEQWAELRDDPLSPMQNRVIQSVYPPGSVFKHVVAGAGLSYGMLDPKETVNCLGQVKLGRHVFRCWRKGGHGKTNLKKALVQSCDVYFYKMGKKLGVDRMSDFAKACGFGQLTGIRLPHEKAGIIPTKKWKRRRFGEGWQGGDNLNMSIGQGYTLVTPLQVARFFAGVINGGKLLKPLLLKDEKTEVQGQIPLSQEQLSLLETALVETVRNDRGTCRRLRTKGVIVGGKTGTAQVVRLTDELKNLKDDDIPYKYRDHGWMAAIAEKDGRRFAIAALVEHGLHGGSGAGPVVKAVIDYLFLNKVRVKPEARKAKARAARLITVNPARSSNAH is encoded by the coding sequence ATGTCACACCTTTCTGACAACGGCAGCCAGCATCCTCCCCGGTCAGGCCTGATATTGCTTCAGTCGCTCATCCTCGGACTGTTTTGCCTGTTTGCCATCCGTCTGTGGTATCTCCAGATTCACAGGGGCGAGGATTTTGCCCTCAAGGCCAAAGAGAATCAGCTTCGTCAGGAGGCCATTTTTTCGCCGCGCGGGCTGATTCGTGACCGCAACGGCGACTTGCTGGCTGTGAACGAACCCGCTTACGCGCTCGGCCTTGTCCGGGAAGACTGCAAGGATATTGATGCCACCCTGCATCAGGTAGCCATGTGGACCGGCGGGGATTTCGCCAAATTGAAAAAGCTCTACAGGAAGAACCGCAAGCGGGTGAAGCCGTTCGAGCCGCTCATTCTTGTGCCGGATCTTTCCTTTTCCCAGGTCGCCATTATCGATGCCAACCGGCTGAGATGGCCCGGTCTCGAAGTGCAGGTCCGTCCCCGCAGGCAGTATCGGTACGGCAAGCTTCTCGCGCATGTGCTCGGCTACGTTGCCGAGGCCAACGAAGAGGAAATGGGCAAGCGGCCGGAACTCGCGTTGGGTGATTACGTGGGCAAGCAGGGTATCGAGTTCATGCTTGAGGACCGGATGCGCGGGGTCAAGGGGCTTGCCCAGTACGAGGTGGATGTCACGGGCCGCCGTCTGAAGGAACGTATTCTCAAGCATCCCCGTGCCGGACATGAGATATCCCTGTCCATTGATCTCGGGTTGCAGAAGCTCGCCATGGACTGGCTGTCGGAAGAGGCTGGCGGCGTGGCGGTCATGGACGCCGATACCGGCCAGCTCTGGGCGTTGGCAACGGCTCCGTCGTATGATTCGAATGATTTTTCATCCGGCCTGACCCCGGAACAGTGGGCCGAACTGCGGGACGATCCGCTTTCGCCCATGCAGAATCGCGTCATTCAGTCCGTGTATCCGCCCGGTTCGGTTTTCAAGCACGTGGTGGCCGGGGCCGGTTTGAGCTACGGCATGCTCGATCCCAAGGAGACCGTGAACTGTCTCGGGCAGGTCAAGCTCGGGCGACATGTGTTCCGCTGCTGGCGAAAGGGCGGGCACGGCAAGACCAATCTGAAAAAGGCGCTTGTGCAGTCCTGTGACGTATATTTCTATAAGATGGGTAAGAAGCTCGGCGTCGATCGAATGAGTGATTTTGCAAAGGCCTGCGGTTTCGGCCAGTTGACCGGCATTCGCCTGCCGCATGAAAAAGCGGGCATCATTCCCACCAAGAAATGGAAACGCAGGCGGTTCGGTGAAGGATGGCAGGGCGGCGACAACCTGAATATGTCGATCGGTCAGGGGTACACTCTGGTTACGCCGTTGCAGGTGGCGCGGTTCTTTGCCGGTGTCATCAACGGCGGCAAGCTGCTCAAGCCGCTGCTTCTGAAAGACGAAAAGACCGAGGTGCAGGGGCAGATTCCCTTGAGTCAGGAGCAGCTTTCCCTGCTGGAAACCGCGCTTGTCGAGACCGTTCGGAATGATCGCGGCACCTGTCGCCGCCTCAGGACCAAGGGAGTCATCGTGGGCGGCAAGACCGGCACGGCGCAGGTTGTGCGGCTCACCGACGAACTCAAGAATCTGAAGGACGACGATATTCCGTATAAATACCGGGATCATGGCTGGATGGCCGCCATAGCCGAAAAGGATGGCAGACGGTTTGCCATTGCCGCCCTTGTCGAGCACGGCCTGCACGGTGGCTCCGGTGCCGGACCTGTGGTCAAGGCTGTTATCGATTACCTTTTCCTGAACAAGGTGCGCGTCAAGCCCGAGGCCAGAAAGGCCAAGGCACGAGCGGCTCGCCTTATTACGGTGAATCCGGCAAGGAGTTCCAATGCCCATTGA
- the rodA gene encoding rod shape-determining protein RodA: MPIDRRLLFYINWTLLGAAVMLFLFGALNLYSASGYRLEGGMNVAPYFQKQLVWGLMGVCGMVVFMFFDYRHLKTMAWPLFWTTVALLIAVFFVGKTIYGARRWLDLGFMNFQPSELAKIAVLIVGARILSKEREPLDFIRLGYVLGVGLILAGPVIKQPDLGSGLSIIMILGGMILFRGVTPRVFKTALIAIPALLPMSWFFLHDYQKQRIMTFLDPTTDPLGAGYHIIQSEIAIGSGGFWGKGFLEGTQSQLRFLPERHTDFAVAVFGEEWGFVGTMLLLSLFCFFLYQIVVIARDARGLFGSYLAAGVFFYFFWQILINTGMVLGLMPVVGIPLPFISYGGSATLVNFCLVGLVLNVSMRRFLFKQS; this comes from the coding sequence ATGCCCATTGATCGCCGGCTCCTTTTTTATATCAACTGGACCCTGCTCGGCGCGGCCGTCATGCTGTTCCTGTTCGGCGCGCTCAATCTGTATTCCGCCAGCGGGTACCGGCTTGAGGGCGGCATGAACGTGGCTCCGTATTTCCAGAAGCAGCTCGTCTGGGGGCTTATGGGCGTCTGCGGCATGGTCGTGTTCATGTTTTTCGATTACCGGCATCTCAAGACCATGGCGTGGCCCCTGTTCTGGACAACGGTTGCCCTCCTGATAGCCGTCTTTTTCGTGGGCAAGACCATTTATGGAGCACGTCGCTGGCTTGATCTCGGTTTCATGAATTTCCAGCCGTCCGAGCTGGCCAAGATCGCTGTCCTCATCGTGGGCGCGCGTATCCTGTCAAAGGAACGGGAGCCGCTGGACTTCATCCGGCTCGGATATGTGCTCGGTGTGGGACTCATTCTGGCGGGGCCCGTCATCAAACAGCCCGACCTCGGTTCCGGCCTTTCCATAATAATGATATTGGGAGGCATGATCCTTTTCCGGGGTGTCACTCCGCGCGTATTCAAGACCGCGCTTATCGCGATACCTGCGCTGCTGCCGATGTCGTGGTTCTTTCTGCATGACTACCAGAAGCAGCGGATCATGACGTTTCTTGACCCGACTACGGACCCGCTCGGTGCGGGCTATCACATCATCCAGTCGGAGATCGCCATCGGCTCCGGCGGATTCTGGGGCAAGGGATTTCTCGAAGGCACCCAGTCACAGCTCCGCTTTCTCCCGGAACGCCATACCGACTTTGCGGTGGCCGTTTTCGGAGAGGAATGGGGATTTGTCGGGACTATGTTACTTCTTTCACTATTCTGCTTCTTTCTTTACCAGATAGTCGTCATTGCCCGCGATGCGCGGGGCCTTTTCGGGAGCTACCTTGCGGCGGGCGTGTTCTTCTATTTCTTCTGGCAAATCCTTATAAATACGGGTATGGTCCTCGGGCTTATGCCGGTAGTAGGCATCCCCTTGCCGTTTATCAGCTACGGGGGTAGCGCTACGTTGGTAAACTTCTGTCTCGTAGGGCTTGTACTGAATGTTTCAATGCGGCGATTTCTGTTCAAACAGAGTTGA
- a CDS encoding polymer-forming cytoskeletal protein, with product MARDEINAFLGAGTNYQGKLHFQGAVRIDGNFRGEVVSDGTLVVGQEAVVEGQIKVGQLVLSGNIQGEVEAKSKVVLHKTANLQGNIRTPVLVVEEGAVLDGQLFMGSLDEAPAAASEEGS from the coding sequence ATGGCGAGAGACGAAATCAATGCGTTTTTGGGGGCCGGAACCAACTATCAGGGAAAACTGCACTTTCAGGGTGCGGTCCGTATCGACGGCAATTTCCGTGGTGAGGTTGTGTCCGACGGAACGCTGGTAGTCGGCCAGGAGGCCGTTGTGGAAGGGCAGATCAAGGTTGGTCAGCTCGTTCTTTCCGGCAATATCCAGGGCGAGGTCGAGGCGAAGAGCAAGGTCGTTCTGCATAAGACGGCCAATTTACAAGGGAACATCAGAACGCCTGTTCTGGTGGTAGAGGAAGGCGCGGTGCTTGACGGACAGCTCTTCATGGGCAGTCTCGACGAAGCGCCCGCAGCGGCGTCTGAAGAGGGCTCCTAG
- a CDS encoding ATP synthase F0 subunit B, protein MVLPDKTIFIQGANFLITIFVLNVLLIKPIREIIKKRKGLMADQLEKIEGFNGSAAKKVEDYETQLAAARKEANELRAAKKDEGTAEEQALLSEAGKEASGTIQAARAEIKTQVKGAMDQLTKDVDKFAEAATGKILGA, encoded by the coding sequence ATGGTATTACCTGACAAAACAATTTTTATCCAAGGAGCAAACTTCCTCATCACGATCTTCGTGTTGAACGTGCTCCTGATCAAACCCATTCGCGAAATCATTAAGAAACGCAAGGGTTTGATGGCTGACCAGCTGGAGAAGATCGAAGGTTTCAACGGCAGTGCCGCGAAGAAGGTCGAGGACTACGAGACCCAACTCGCTGCGGCTCGCAAGGAAGCCAACGAACTCCGCGCCGCCAAGAAGGACGAAGGAACTGCTGAAGAGCAGGCCCTGCTGTCCGAGGCCGGCAAGGAAGCCTCCGGCACCATCCAGGCTGCCCGCGCCGAAATCAAGACGCAGGTTAAGGGTGCCATGGATCAGCTGACCAAAGATGTCGACAAATTCGCGGAAGCCGCCACGGGCAAGATCCTGGGCGCTTAG
- the atpF gene encoding F0F1 ATP synthase subunit B has translation MYVFFAVLLTALAISSVAFASAAEGHALFTADNVKDYGLRIVNFIIFAGLLYKFAGAKIKEFFVGRRDQIKQDLDDLQTRQVEAEKKLKEVEASIANMAQEKQEILDGAKAQGEAIKAAIVEKAQKDAEALKEQAKRTAANEAQAAIKTIRAEMADMVVEAAEKLVAEKLSAEDHDKLVDDYLTKVVLN, from the coding sequence ATGTATGTGTTTTTTGCGGTCCTTCTGACCGCCCTGGCTATCTCCTCTGTCGCTTTTGCCAGCGCTGCGGAAGGTCATGCACTCTTCACGGCTGACAACGTGAAGGATTATGGCCTTCGTATCGTCAACTTCATCATCTTCGCCGGTCTGCTGTACAAGTTTGCCGGTGCCAAGATCAAAGAGTTCTTCGTCGGTCGTCGTGACCAGATCAAGCAGGACCTCGATGATCTCCAGACCCGTCAGGTCGAGGCTGAAAAGAAGCTGAAGGAAGTCGAGGCGAGCATCGCCAACATGGCTCAGGAGAAGCAGGAGATCCTCGACGGCGCCAAGGCGCAGGGCGAAGCCATCAAGGCCGCCATCGTCGAGAAGGCTCAAAAGGATGCCGAGGCACTCAAGGAGCAGGCCAAGCGCACTGCTGCCAACGAGGCTCAGGCCGCCATCAAGACCATCCGCGCCGAAATGGCCGACATGGTTGTCGAGGCTGCCGAGAAGCTCGTTGCCGAGAAGCTCAGCGCCGAGGACCACGACAAGCTCGTGGATGACTATTTAACAAAGGTGGTGCTCAATTGA
- the atpH gene encoding ATP synthase F1 subunit delta: MTGNVVSRRYAKALFAIGAAKGEADQKTYGEQLVTLSDSISEAPEAVEFFKNPSFSNEEKKAVVNQLVDKLSVDPMVKNFCDLLADNGRVELLPAIASDYKGMMDAVSGVLSGELITVSELNEERKSAIQSKLEEQAGKKLELTFDTDKDILGGIVLRIGDKVMDASLKAQLQILKENIKRGE; encoded by the coding sequence TTGACCGGTAACGTAGTTTCCCGCCGCTACGCCAAGGCTTTGTTCGCTATTGGCGCCGCCAAAGGCGAGGCAGACCAGAAGACGTACGGTGAGCAGTTGGTTACGTTGAGCGATTCCATCTCGGAAGCGCCCGAGGCCGTGGAATTCTTCAAGAATCCCTCTTTCTCCAATGAGGAGAAGAAGGCCGTCGTCAATCAGCTCGTTGACAAGCTTTCGGTGGACCCGATGGTCAAGAACTTCTGCGACCTGCTGGCCGATAACGGCCGGGTCGAGCTGCTTCCCGCCATCGCTTCCGATTACAAGGGTATGATGGATGCCGTTTCCGGTGTTCTCTCCGGCGAGCTCATCACCGTGAGCGAACTGAACGAGGAAAGAAAGTCTGCAATCCAGTCCAAGCTGGAAGAGCAGGCCGGCAAGAAATTGGAACTGACCTTTGACACCGACAAGGATATTCTCGGTGGCATCGTTCTCCGTATCGGTGACAAGGTCATGGACGCCAGCCTCAAGGCTCAACTGCAGATTTTGAAGGAAAATATTAAAAGGGGTGAGTAG
- the atpA gene encoding F0F1 ATP synthase subunit alpha → MQIKAEEISKIIQDQIQNYESRVEMSETGTVLYVGDGIARVHGVENVMAMELLEFPGGLKGMVLNLEEDNVGVALLGSDTGVKEGDPVKRTGQIYSVPVGDAVMGRVVNPLGEPLDGLGPIEASETRPVELKAPGIIARKSVHEPCYTGLKAIDAMTPVGRGQRELVIGDRQTGKTAVCVDAILAQKTTDVHCFYVAIGQKKASVALVADILRQHGAMEYTTIVSATASEPAPLQFIAAYTGATMAEFYRDNGKHALICYDDLSKQATAYREMSLLLRRPPGREAFPGDVFYLHSRLLERSCKVNDGLGAGSLTALPVIETQAGDVSAFIPTNVISITDGQIYLEPNLFLSGVRPAINVGLSVSRVGGSAQIKAMKQVAGTLRLDLAQYRELAAFASFGSDLDKATQEKLNRGARMVELLKQPQYKPLTVQEQVAVLYAGTRGFLDEVPVEAVIKFEAEFLEFMNNAKSAVLDSIAEKEKIDDAVEADLKAAIEEFKKGFSA, encoded by the coding sequence ATGCAGATCAAAGCAGAAGAAATCAGCAAAATCATTCAGGACCAGATTCAGAACTATGAGTCTCGTGTTGAAATGAGCGAGACCGGTACCGTCCTCTACGTAGGTGACGGTATTGCTCGCGTTCACGGCGTTGAGAACGTCATGGCCATGGAGCTGCTGGAATTCCCCGGCGGCCTGAAGGGCATGGTGCTCAACCTTGAAGAAGATAACGTCGGTGTCGCCCTGCTGGGTTCCGATACCGGTGTTAAGGAAGGCGATCCGGTCAAGCGTACCGGTCAGATTTACTCCGTCCCGGTCGGCGACGCCGTTATGGGCCGTGTTGTGAACCCCCTTGGTGAGCCCCTCGACGGTCTGGGACCGATCGAAGCTTCCGAGACCCGTCCGGTCGAGCTGAAAGCTCCCGGCATCATCGCCCGTAAGTCCGTTCACGAGCCCTGCTACACCGGTCTCAAGGCTATTGACGCCATGACCCCGGTTGGCCGCGGCCAGCGCGAACTCGTCATTGGTGACCGCCAGACCGGTAAGACCGCTGTCTGCGTCGACGCCATCCTCGCCCAGAAGACCACCGACGTGCATTGCTTCTACGTCGCCATCGGTCAGAAGAAAGCATCTGTTGCTCTGGTTGCCGACATTCTCCGTCAGCACGGCGCAATGGAATACACCACCATCGTTTCTGCTACCGCTTCCGAGCCCGCACCGTTGCAGTTCATCGCTGCATACACCGGCGCAACCATGGCAGAATTCTACCGTGACAACGGCAAGCACGCCCTGATCTGCTACGATGACCTTTCCAAGCAGGCCACCGCTTACCGCGAAATGTCCCTCCTGCTTCGTCGTCCTCCGGGCCGTGAAGCATTCCCGGGTGATGTCTTCTACCTCCACTCCAGACTGCTGGAACGTTCCTGCAAGGTTAACGATGGCCTCGGCGCCGGTTCCCTGACCGCCCTGCCCGTCATCGAAACCCAGGCCGGTGACGTCTCCGCGTTCATTCCGACCAACGTTATCTCCATTACCGATGGTCAGATCTACCTGGAGCCCAACCTGTTCCTTTCCGGTGTCCGTCCGGCCATTAACGTCGGTCTCTCCGTCTCCCGAGTCGGTGGTTCCGCACAGATCAAGGCCATGAAGCAGGTCGCCGGTACTCTGCGTCTCGACCTCGCCCAGTACCGCGAGCTCGCAGCATTCGCATCGTTTGGTTCCGACCTCGACAAGGCAACCCAGGAAAAGCTGAACCGCGGTGCCCGCATGGTTGAGCTCCTGAAGCAGCCTCAGTACAAGCCGCTGACCGTTCAGGAACAGGTTGCTGTTCTGTACGCCGGTACCCGCGGTTTCCTGGACGAAGTTCCGGTTGAAGCCGTTATCAAGTTCGAGGCAGAATTCCTCGAATTCATGAACAATGCAAAGTCCGCCGTTCTCGACTCCATCGCCGAGAAGGAAAAGATTGACGACGCAGTCGAAGCTGACCTCAAGGCAGCCATCGAAGAGTTCAAGAAAGGCTTCAGCGCTTAA
- a CDS encoding F0F1 ATP synthase subunit gamma has product MASLRDVQNQIVGVKKTKQITKAMNMVASAKLRNAQERIERFRPYADKFYEMLGDLAAGADESVHPLLEVRDEVKTVGIMVTTSDRGLCGAFNVNIINKAMKLAAKCASEGKAVKLYCIGKKARDAFKKTDYEMVMAEADAMSKFDFTLAATVGNELISGYIAGELDEVHVVFGEFQSMAKQPPVDLTVLPMAAHETEEGTEESGAGDYLYEPSVEGLLAELLPRFIKVQVYRGLLDTSCSEHAARMAAMDNATKACDELTDTLTLLFNKTRQAAITGDLMDIVGGVEALKG; this is encoded by the coding sequence ATGGCTTCGTTAAGAGACGTCCAAAATCAGATTGTTGGCGTCAAGAAAACCAAGCAGATCACCAAGGCCATGAATATGGTGGCCTCGGCAAAACTGCGCAACGCACAGGAGCGTATTGAACGCTTCCGTCCGTATGCGGACAAGTTTTACGAGATGCTGGGAGACTTGGCAGCCGGCGCTGACGAATCGGTACATCCGCTGCTGGAAGTCCGGGACGAAGTGAAAACCGTGGGTATCATGGTGACCACTTCAGATCGCGGCCTTTGCGGCGCGTTCAATGTCAATATTATCAACAAGGCCATGAAATTGGCCGCAAAATGCGCTTCCGAAGGCAAGGCCGTCAAGCTGTACTGCATTGGCAAAAAGGCCCGTGACGCCTTCAAGAAGACGGACTACGAAATGGTGATGGCGGAAGCCGACGCCATGAGCAAGTTCGACTTCACTCTGGCTGCCACCGTAGGTAACGAGCTTATCTCCGGTTACATCGCTGGCGAGCTGGACGAAGTGCACGTCGTGTTCGGTGAATTCCAGAGCATGGCAAAACAGCCTCCGGTCGATCTCACCGTGCTGCCCATGGCCGCACACGAGACCGAAGAAGGCACCGAAGAAAGCGGTGCCGGAGACTATTTGTACGAACCGTCCGTCGAGGGACTGCTGGCCGAGCTTCTGCCTCGGTTCATCAAGGTCCAGGTTTATCGCGGCCTGCTTGACACCTCGTGCTCCGAGCACGCGGCTCGTATGGCGGCCATGGATAACGCCACAAAGGCGTGTGATGAACTCACGGACACCCTGACCTTGCTCTTCAATAAGACAAGGCAGGCCGCCATTACTGGCGATCTCATGGACATTGTCGGCGGCGTGGAAGCGCTGAAAGGATAA
- the atpD gene encoding F0F1 ATP synthase subunit beta, producing MANTGKIVQVIGAVVDVEFAEGNLPYILSALEIKNPNNTDAPILICEVAQHLGDNVVRTIAMDATEGLVRGMEAADLESPITVPVGSGSLGRIMNVVGEPADEMGPVPCEKRLPIHREAPAFTEQSTKVELLETGIKVVDLLIPFPKGGKMGLFGGAGVGKTVILMEMINNIAKQHGGISVFAGVGERTREGNDLYHEMKDAGVLEKAALVYGQMNEPPGARARVALTALTCAEYFRDEEGQDVLLFVDNIFRFTQAGAEVSALLGRMPSAVGYQPTLGTDLGGLQERITSTNKGSITSVQAVYVPADDLTDPAPATTFAHLDGTLVLSRQIAELGIYPAVDPLDSTSRILSPEVLGEEHYATAREVQSVLQKYKDLQDIIAILGMDELSDDDKLTVARARRVQRFLSQPFHVAEVFTGVPGVYVKTEDTVQAFRDILDGKYDDLPEQAFYMCGAIEEAIEKAKQ from the coding sequence ATGGCTAATACTGGTAAAATCGTTCAGGTAATCGGCGCCGTTGTCGACGTCGAATTTGCCGAAGGGAATCTTCCCTACATTCTGTCTGCGTTGGAGATTAAAAACCCCAACAATACCGACGCTCCGATCCTGATCTGCGAAGTTGCGCAGCATCTGGGCGACAACGTCGTACGCACCATCGCCATGGACGCTACCGAAGGTCTCGTCCGCGGCATGGAAGCAGCTGACCTCGAATCTCCGATCACCGTTCCTGTTGGTTCCGGCTCTTTGGGCCGCATCATGAACGTTGTCGGCGAGCCCGCTGATGAAATGGGCCCGGTCCCCTGCGAAAAGCGTCTCCCCATTCACCGTGAAGCCCCCGCCTTCACCGAGCAGTCCACCAAGGTTGAGCTGCTCGAAACCGGTATCAAGGTCGTTGACCTGCTTATCCCCTTCCCGAAGGGTGGTAAGATGGGCCTCTTCGGCGGCGCCGGTGTCGGCAAGACCGTTATCCTGATGGAAATGATCAACAACATCGCCAAGCAGCACGGTGGTATCTCCGTGTTCGCAGGTGTTGGTGAGCGTACCCGTGAAGGTAACGACCTCTACCACGAAATGAAAGACGCGGGCGTCCTCGAGAAAGCCGCGTTGGTTTACGGCCAGATGAACGAGCCTCCGGGAGCCCGTGCTCGTGTTGCTCTGACCGCACTGACCTGCGCTGAGTACTTCCGTGACGAAGAAGGACAGGACGTGCTGCTCTTCGTTGATAACATCTTCCGCTTCACTCAGGCAGGCGCAGAGGTCTCCGCACTTCTCGGCCGCATGCCTTCCGCAGTTGGTTACCAGCCGACTCTGGGTACTGACCTTGGTGGCCTTCAGGAGCGTATTACCTCCACCAACAAGGGTTCCATTACCTCTGTCCAGGCTGTTTACGTCCCTGCTGATGACTTGACTGACCCCGCACCGGCTACCACCTTTGCTCACCTTGACGGTACGCTCGTTCTGTCCCGTCAGATTGCAGAGCTCGGTATCTACCCCGCTGTTGACCCGCTCGACTCCACTTCCCGTATCCTCTCTCCCGAGGTTCTGGGTGAAGAGCACTACGCAACAGCTCGTGAAGTTCAGTCCGTGCTCCAGAAGTACAAGGACCTTCAGGACATCATCGCCATTCTCGGTATGGACGAACTGTCCGACGATGATAAGCTGACTGTTGCTCGCGCCCGTCGCGTACAGCGCTTCCTGTCTCAGCCGTTCCACGTTGCTGAGGTCTTCACCGGCGTTCCCGGCGTGTACGTCAAGACCGAGGACACCGTTCAGGCCTTCCGCGACATTCTCGACGGCAAGTACGATGACCTGCCCGAGCAGGCCTTCTACATGTGCGGTGCGATCGAGGAAGCCATAGAGAAAGCCAAGCAGTAA
- a CDS encoding F0F1 ATP synthase subunit epsilon encodes MANTLKLEIVTPDRKVLSEEVEYVGAPGLLGEFGVLPSHVPFLSALGIGNLHYKQDGKAHYVFVAGGFAEVSNDQVTILAEVAEKAVDIDVDRAAKAKDRAEQRASAAKEKIDAARNQAALRRAIARISCQTSGKDAGTC; translated from the coding sequence ATGGCCAATACTCTGAAACTCGAGATTGTCACTCCCGACCGCAAGGTACTGTCGGAAGAAGTGGAATATGTGGGGGCCCCCGGTCTCCTCGGTGAGTTCGGTGTTCTGCCGAGCCACGTTCCCTTCCTGTCCGCACTGGGAATCGGCAACCTCCATTATAAACAAGACGGTAAGGCGCATTATGTCTTCGTCGCAGGTGGATTTGCCGAAGTCAGCAACGACCAGGTCACTATTCTGGCCGAGGTTGCTGAAAAGGCAGTCGACATCGATGTGGACCGCGCTGCTAAGGCTAAGGACCGCGCTGAACAGCGTGCTTCCGCAGCCAAGGAAAAGATCGACGCAGCCCGTAATCAGGCTGCTCTGCGTAGGGCCATCGCGCGCATCAGCTGCCAGACGAGCGGCAAAGATGCCGGCACCTGCTAG
- a CDS encoding LysE family translocator: MTHWTTFLAAALLLNISPGPDMAYILGHTIKGGRKAGTAAMLGIWTGACGQVLLAALGLTAIIATSATVFTVIKWVGVIYLAWLGIQALRSNGDSMLIKEGGKPQDTASIFRQGAIVHLLNPKVATFFLAFLPQFVVPGSGPAWAQFMLHGFLIIFVAAFVEPPLILVSDRLSDKLRQSRPLRVWLDRLLGSVLISLGIKLALSDR; encoded by the coding sequence ATGACTCACTGGACTACGTTTCTGGCTGCCGCCCTGCTGCTCAACATCTCTCCCGGCCCTGACATGGCCTACATACTCGGTCATACGATCAAGGGAGGGAGGAAAGCCGGAACCGCTGCCATGCTCGGCATCTGGACCGGCGCATGCGGGCAGGTCTTGCTTGCCGCCTTGGGCCTGACTGCCATCATAGCCACCTCGGCCACCGTATTTACCGTAATCAAATGGGTCGGGGTGATTTACCTCGCTTGGCTGGGCATACAGGCCTTGCGATCAAACGGCGATTCCATGCTGATAAAAGAGGGAGGCAAGCCTCAGGATACTGCCTCGATCTTTCGGCAGGGCGCTATCGTGCACTTGCTCAACCCCAAGGTCGCGACCTTTTTCCTCGCTTTCCTGCCCCAATTCGTCGTTCCGGGAAGCGGACCGGCATGGGCGCAATTCATGCTGCACGGCTTCCTGATTATCTTTGTGGCGGCCTTTGTGGAACCTCCACTAATTCTCGTCAGTGACAGACTGAGCGACAAATTGCGCCAAAGCCGCCCCCTGCGTGTCTGGCTGGATCGTCTGCTGGGTTCTGTGTTAATTTCTTTGGGCATCAAGCTCGCTCTTTCCGACCGGTAA